The following are encoded together in the Streptomyces sp. NBC_01465 genome:
- a CDS encoding cold-shock protein, with the protein MAAGTVKWFNAEKGFGFIEQEGGGADVFAHYSNIATQGFRELQEGQKVTFDVTQGQKGPQAENIVPA; encoded by the coding sequence ATGGCTGCTGGTACCGTGAAGTGGTTCAACGCAGAAAAGGGCTTCGGCTTCATCGAGCAGGAGGGTGGCGGCGCTGACGTGTTCGCCCACTACTCGAACATCGCCACCCAGGGCTTCCGTGAGCTTCAGGAAGGCCAGAAGGTCACCTTCGATGTCACGCAGGGACAGAAGGGCCCGCAGGCCGAGAACATCGTTCCCGCCTGA
- a CDS encoding cold-shock protein: MATGTVKWFNAARGFGFIEQDDGGSDVFAHFSNIANDAAGALIEGQKVTFDIAHGPKSPIAENIATVPEADID, from the coding sequence ATGGCAACCGGCACCGTGAAGTGGTTTAACGCGGCGAGGGGTTTTGGATTCATCGAACAGGATGACGGAGGTTCCGACGTGTTCGCCCACTTCTCCAACATCGCCAACGATGCGGCCGGGGCGCTGATCGAAGGTCAGAAAGTCACTTTCGATATCGCGCACGGACCCAAGAGTCCTATCGCTGAAAATATCGCTACTGTTCCGGAAGCGGATATCGACTGA
- a CDS encoding helix-turn-helix transcriptional regulator yields the protein MEEQTTSPAGWTFLTNHARVLAAIADNRHARMRDLAAHCRLTERAVQRIITDLEEAGYLSHMRQGRGNVYEIDPSKILRHPAEADVSVASLLALLARDEADRTTPALHMS from the coding sequence ATGGAGGAACAGACCACGTCCCCCGCTGGATGGACGTTCTTGACCAACCACGCCCGGGTCCTGGCCGCGATCGCCGACAACCGGCACGCCCGTATGCGGGATCTGGCCGCGCACTGCCGGCTGACCGAGCGGGCCGTGCAGCGCATCATCACCGACCTCGAAGAGGCCGGCTACCTCTCCCATATGCGCCAGGGTCGCGGCAACGTCTACGAGATCGATCCCTCGAAGATCCTGCGGCACCCCGCCGAGGCCGACGTGAGCGTGGCGTCATTGCTGGCCCTGCTCGCTCGGGACGAGGCCGACCGCACCACCCCCGCACTGCACATGTCCTGA
- a CDS encoding cyclophilin-like fold protein: protein MPSTLRRTLLRAAPAAALLLALAACSNDAPDATSPSESSSTATAGRQETTALRAPSGSDRNTAMDIRVTLDGQPVDATLNDSPAAHDLATLLPLTVDLKDFHGTERIGDPPRKLTTDDAPEPSAPRVGDIAYYAPWGNLALFYQDGPSASSDLLVLGHIDADAGQLARAERITIEIAS, encoded by the coding sequence ATGCCCTCCACACTCCGGCGGACTCTGCTTCGCGCCGCCCCGGCCGCCGCCCTGCTGCTGGCGCTCGCCGCGTGTTCCAACGACGCACCGGACGCGACCTCGCCGTCCGAGTCCTCCTCTACGGCTACGGCGGGACGGCAGGAGACCACGGCGTTGCGCGCCCCCTCCGGATCCGACAGGAACACTGCCATGGACATCCGTGTCACCCTCGACGGCCAGCCCGTCGACGCGACCTTGAACGACAGCCCCGCCGCCCACGACCTGGCCACCTTGCTCCCGCTCACCGTAGATCTGAAGGACTTCCACGGCACCGAGCGGATCGGCGACCCGCCACGCAAGCTCACTACCGACGACGCCCCCGAGCCGTCTGCGCCCAGGGTCGGCGACATCGCCTACTACGCGCCGTGGGGCAACCTCGCCCTCTTCTACCAGGACGGCCCCTCCGCCTCCTCGGACCTGCTCGTCCTCGGTCATATCGACGCCGACGCCGGACAGCTGGCCAGGGCCGAGCGGATCACCATCGAGATCGCCTCCTGA
- a CDS encoding SDR family NAD(P)-dependent oxidoreductase, which yields MTTFALIGAGPGLGLATAHRFGRAGHSVALIARNADRLCHLGGKLHGDGIQARGYTADVLDAASLTLALKTAAAELGPIEVLQYSPVPQADFMKPVLDTTATGLDAPLAFSVKAPVACVNAVLPGMRALGRGTLLFVNGSSAVRPNPAVAGTSIAFAAESAYAAMLHDALAPENIHTAQLIIPGAIRPDAEHSSPAVLAERLYAMHTERDGFRHYAESLPE from the coding sequence ATGACCACATTCGCTCTCATCGGTGCCGGCCCCGGCCTGGGGCTGGCCACCGCTCACCGCTTCGGCAGGGCCGGGCACAGCGTCGCACTCATCGCGCGCAACGCCGATCGCCTATGCCACCTCGGCGGCAAGCTGCACGGGGACGGGATTCAGGCCCGCGGCTACACCGCCGACGTCCTGGACGCCGCCTCACTCACCCTGGCCCTGAAGACGGCAGCCGCCGAGCTGGGGCCGATCGAGGTCCTGCAGTACAGCCCGGTACCGCAAGCCGACTTCATGAAGCCCGTCCTGGACACCACCGCCACCGGCCTCGACGCCCCACTGGCCTTCTCGGTCAAAGCCCCGGTCGCCTGCGTGAACGCGGTCCTGCCCGGCATGCGGGCCCTGGGCCGCGGCACCCTGCTGTTCGTCAACGGCTCCAGCGCAGTGCGCCCGAACCCTGCGGTGGCCGGCACCTCGATCGCGTTCGCCGCCGAGAGCGCGTACGCGGCGATGCTGCACGACGCACTCGCGCCGGAAAACATCCACACGGCCCAGCTGATCATCCCCGGTGCGATCCGCCCCGACGCCGAGCACTCCAGCCCCGCCGTCCTGGCCGAGCGCCTGTACGCGATGCACACCGAACGCGACGGGTTCCGGCACTACGCCGAATCCCTGCCCGAGTGA
- a CDS encoding STAS domain-containing protein, producing MLDGTEPAIWTALWMNGDARSLRIAPWAPLIETYERGERTRVVVHGDIDIDVTCAFHEALRATLDRSVAGLDLELAPLRFCDGAGLRVLLTVREAALEAGKTVHSSASSLVARLLHITRTDTLFSATAATGTATGRSPIEAGVPAHRRATPCAANSRTDRAP from the coding sequence ATGCTCGACGGCACGGAGCCTGCGATCTGGACTGCGCTGTGGATGAACGGGGATGCCCGGTCCCTGCGCATCGCCCCCTGGGCCCCTCTCATCGAGACCTACGAGCGCGGTGAGCGCACCCGGGTAGTGGTGCACGGTGACATTGACATCGATGTCACCTGCGCTTTCCACGAGGCACTGCGCGCAACCCTGGACCGGTCGGTCGCAGGGCTGGATCTGGAACTTGCGCCCCTACGGTTCTGCGACGGTGCCGGCCTCAGAGTGCTGCTCACGGTTCGCGAAGCAGCGCTGGAAGCGGGCAAGACCGTGCACAGCTCGGCCAGTTCCCTCGTCGCGCGGCTGCTGCACATCACACGCACCGACACCCTGTTCAGCGCGACGGCAGCCACCGGGACGGCAACAGGCCGCTCACCCATCGAGGCGGGCGTGCCCGCCCACCGCCGTGCCACCCCGTGTGCGGCCAACTCCCGCACCGACAGAGCACCTTGA
- a CDS encoding (R)-mandelonitrile lyase, producing MEHITSTPTAKAPAERFTGDVYLNMIEAPTDPARLAAALVRFTPGARTNWHSHANGQTLYITDGIGLVGTRDGNVVRVSAGQIIKCPAGEEHWHGATDTNLMAHIAMVVGGGTGDGTTWLEPVTDEQYTHALNSTS from the coding sequence ATGGAGCACATCACCTCGACCCCGACGGCCAAGGCGCCCGCCGAGCGGTTCACCGGCGACGTCTACCTCAACATGATCGAGGCCCCTACCGACCCTGCCCGCCTCGCCGCCGCTCTGGTCCGCTTCACCCCTGGCGCCCGCACCAACTGGCACAGCCACGCCAACGGCCAGACCCTCTACATCACCGACGGCATCGGCCTGGTCGGCACCCGCGATGGCAACGTCGTACGCGTCAGCGCAGGACAGATCATCAAGTGCCCGGCCGGTGAAGAGCACTGGCACGGCGCCACCGACACCAATCTCATGGCACACATCGCCATGGTCGTCGGCGGCGGAACTGGCGACGGCACCACCTGGCTGGAGCCCGTCACCGACGAGCAGTACACCCACGCTCTCAACAGCACCAGCTGA
- a CDS encoding zinc-dependent alcohol dehydrogenase family protein, whose product MRGAMIYAPGDIRFETLDDPKVLHPTDAIIRTAVTCVCGSDLWPYRGAEPTDEPHPMGHEYVGFVEEVGSEVTSVKPGQFVIGSFATSDNTCVNCRNGFQSNCLHREFMSTCQADYVRIPNAQGTLVATDQVPGEELWPSLLAVSDVMGTGWWAADAAEVKPGSTAVVVGDGAVGLCAVIAAKEMGAERIIAMSRHASRQQLAREFGATDIVAERGEEGIERIKELTGGIGADSVLECVGTGEAMRQALNSARPGGNVGFVGVPHEVAVDGQELFFSHVGLRGGPAPVRRYLPDLIGLVQSGRIDPGKVFDLTLPLDEVAEGYRAMDERRAIKALLKP is encoded by the coding sequence ATGCGCGGCGCAATGATCTATGCCCCCGGCGACATCCGCTTCGAGACCCTGGACGACCCCAAGGTCCTCCACCCCACCGACGCAATCATCCGCACGGCGGTGACGTGTGTGTGCGGCTCGGATCTGTGGCCCTACCGCGGCGCCGAGCCGACCGATGAGCCGCATCCGATGGGCCACGAGTACGTCGGCTTCGTCGAGGAAGTCGGCTCCGAGGTCACCTCGGTCAAGCCGGGCCAGTTCGTGATCGGCTCGTTCGCCACCTCGGACAACACCTGCGTGAACTGCCGAAACGGCTTCCAGTCCAACTGCCTGCACCGCGAATTCATGTCCACCTGCCAGGCCGACTACGTCCGCATCCCCAACGCCCAGGGCACCCTGGTCGCCACCGACCAGGTACCGGGCGAGGAACTGTGGCCGAGCCTGCTAGCGGTCTCCGACGTCATGGGCACCGGCTGGTGGGCCGCGGACGCGGCCGAGGTGAAGCCAGGCTCGACCGCCGTGGTCGTCGGCGACGGCGCGGTCGGCCTCTGCGCGGTGATCGCCGCCAAGGAGATGGGCGCGGAGCGCATCATCGCCATGTCCCGCCACGCCTCCCGGCAGCAGTTGGCCCGCGAGTTCGGTGCCACCGACATCGTCGCCGAACGCGGCGAGGAAGGCATCGAGCGGATCAAGGAGCTGACCGGCGGAATCGGCGCCGACAGTGTGCTGGAGTGCGTCGGTACCGGTGAGGCCATGCGGCAGGCCCTGAACTCCGCCCGGCCGGGCGGAAACGTCGGCTTCGTCGGCGTCCCCCACGAGGTCGCCGTGGACGGGCAGGAGCTGTTCTTCTCCCACGTCGGCCTGCGCGGCGGTCCTGCCCCCGTACGCCGCTACCTGCCCGACCTCATCGGCCTCGTCCAGTCAGGCCGTATCGACCCGGGCAAGGTCTTCGACCTCACCCTGCCGCTCGACGAGGTCGCCGAGGGCTACCGGGCGATGGACGAGCGCCGTGCCATCAAGGCCCTCCTGAAGCCCTGA
- a CDS encoding cold-shock protein, whose amino-acid sequence MASGTVKWFNAEKGFGFIEQDGGGPDVFAHYSNINASGFRELQEGQKVNFDITQGQKGPQAENITPA is encoded by the coding sequence ATGGCCAGCGGAACCGTCAAGTGGTTCAACGCGGAAAAGGGCTTCGGCTTCATCGAGCAGGACGGCGGCGGCCCGGACGTCTTCGCCCACTACTCGAACATCAACGCCTCCGGCTTCCGTGAGCTGCAGGAAGGCCAGAAGGTGAACTTCGACATCACCCAGGGCCAGAAGGGCCCGCAGGCGGAGAACATCACTCCCGCCTGA
- a CDS encoding STAS domain-containing protein: MSPLNIVTQNTSTGPVLQIVGDLDYFTAPELRESASELTLRTGQLLVMDLAGLEFCDSSGINALLGVRSVARAHSADTALAAVPANLLRILRIAGLDHVFTFLPHA, from the coding sequence ATGAGCCCGCTGAACATCGTCACTCAGAACACGTCCACCGGACCCGTCCTGCAGATTGTCGGTGACCTCGACTACTTCACTGCCCCCGAACTCCGGGAGTCTGCAAGCGAACTCACCCTGCGGACCGGGCAGTTGTTGGTCATGGATCTGGCCGGCCTTGAATTCTGTGACTCCAGCGGGATCAATGCTCTTCTCGGGGTGCGCAGTGTGGCCAGAGCGCACAGTGCAGACACCGCCCTGGCCGCGGTCCCCGCGAACCTTCTCAGGATCCTGAGAATCGCGGGCCTCGATCATGTCTTCACCTTCCTCCCGCACGCCTAG
- a CDS encoding MFS transporter produces MPAAAKAAPTKLPFVVWVLAAGTFLMGTTEFVIAGILPDIAPDLGVSVSHAGLLITAFAVGMIVGGPTMALATLRMPQRLTLVLALAVFAAGHVVAALTSSFTVVLAARFVTALATGAFWAVGFVIATAAAGPANATRAVSVMMGGLTLANVVGVPAGSLVGHATGWRGLFWALAVLAALAAAVIGRFIPRTEQPTQVSVRDEIRALRQSRLWLALASAVLIMGGVLAVYTYITPLLTDRAGIPTGAVPLVLVAFGAGALGGTAIGGRFGDRRPMATTIPAAAATTLILLALIPLSTTPVAAITLIFLMALAGFTINPVVTALAVRVAGDAPTLASALTTSAYNTGIAAGSALAGQALASPLGVTGPALVGAVFAGLTLLPLITLAVTAKRGTTRTVALGGADTPIPTARKTAEATSARS; encoded by the coding sequence ATGCCCGCCGCAGCCAAGGCCGCCCCCACCAAGCTGCCCTTCGTCGTGTGGGTGCTCGCCGCCGGCACCTTCCTGATGGGCACCACCGAGTTCGTCATCGCCGGCATCCTCCCGGACATCGCCCCCGACCTCGGCGTCAGCGTCTCCCACGCCGGACTGCTGATCACGGCCTTCGCCGTCGGCATGATCGTCGGCGGTCCGACCATGGCCCTGGCCACCCTTCGCATGCCCCAGCGCCTCACTCTCGTCCTCGCCCTGGCCGTGTTCGCCGCCGGGCACGTCGTGGCAGCCCTCACCAGTTCCTTCACCGTCGTCTTGGCCGCGCGGTTCGTCACCGCGCTGGCCACCGGCGCGTTCTGGGCCGTCGGCTTCGTCATCGCCACCGCCGCTGCCGGGCCCGCGAACGCCACCCGGGCGGTCAGCGTGATGATGGGCGGCCTGACGCTGGCCAACGTCGTCGGCGTCCCCGCCGGGTCCCTCGTCGGACACGCCACCGGCTGGCGCGGACTGTTCTGGGCCCTGGCCGTGCTCGCCGCCCTTGCCGCCGCCGTGATCGGGCGCTTCATCCCCCGAACGGAGCAACCCACCCAGGTTTCCGTACGGGACGAAATCCGGGCACTGCGGCAGAGCCGCCTGTGGCTGGCACTGGCCTCGGCCGTGCTGATCATGGGCGGTGTGCTGGCCGTCTACACCTACATCACGCCGCTGCTGACCGACCGTGCGGGCATCCCGACCGGTGCCGTGCCGCTGGTGCTGGTCGCGTTCGGCGCCGGCGCGCTGGGCGGCACCGCGATCGGCGGCCGGTTCGGCGACCGCCGCCCGATGGCCACCACGATCCCTGCCGCCGCAGCAACCACGCTGATCCTGCTCGCGCTGATCCCGCTGTCCACCACCCCGGTCGCCGCCATCACCCTGATCTTCCTCATGGCCCTGGCCGGGTTCACGATCAACCCGGTCGTCACCGCCCTCGCCGTCCGCGTGGCCGGCGACGCCCCCACCCTGGCCTCCGCGCTGACCACCTCCGCCTACAACACCGGCATCGCCGCCGGCTCCGCGCTCGCCGGGCAGGCCCTCGCCTCCCCTCTCGGTGTCACCGGCCCCGCCCTGGTCGGTGCCGTCTTCGCGGGCCTGACCCTGCTGCCGCTGATCACCCTGGCCGTCACAGCCAAGCGCGGCACGACGCGCACCGTCGCACTGGGCGGCGCCGACACGCCCATCCCGACAGCACGCAAAACCGCTGAAGCGACGTCGGCGCGGAGCTGA
- a CDS encoding alpha/beta fold hydrolase, which yields MDIRRRNNVTVTGRADGPVLLLAHGFGCDQNMWRLVLPLLTKDFRVVLLDYVGSGKADPGAWDEQRYSSLDGYADDVLEVCAELDLHDVAFVGHSVSAMVGVLAAAREPQRISHLVMVAPSPRYVDEDGYRGGFSAEDIGELLESLESNYLGWSAAMAPVIMGNAERPELGQELTLSFCATDPAMARVFARTTFLSDSREDLKTVKVPTLILECRQDVIAPPEVGAYVHASIPGSRLITLNATGHCPQLSAPEATAEAITDFLGTPR from the coding sequence ATGGACATCCGGCGGAGGAACAACGTCACTGTCACCGGACGGGCAGACGGACCGGTGCTCCTGCTGGCGCACGGGTTCGGCTGTGACCAGAACATGTGGCGTCTGGTGCTTCCCCTGCTGACCAAGGACTTCCGGGTGGTCCTCCTCGACTACGTCGGCTCCGGCAAGGCGGACCCCGGAGCCTGGGATGAGCAGCGCTACAGCTCGCTGGATGGCTACGCCGATGACGTGCTGGAGGTCTGTGCGGAGCTGGACCTGCATGATGTGGCCTTCGTGGGGCATTCCGTCAGTGCCATGGTCGGTGTTCTCGCCGCGGCCCGGGAACCGCAGCGCATTTCGCACCTGGTGATGGTGGCTCCCTCACCCCGCTATGTCGACGAGGACGGCTACCGGGGCGGCTTCAGCGCGGAGGACATCGGTGAACTGCTGGAGTCGCTGGAATCGAATTACCTGGGTTGGTCGGCGGCGATGGCCCCGGTGATCATGGGCAACGCGGAACGGCCCGAGCTCGGCCAGGAACTCACCCTGTCGTTCTGCGCGACGGATCCGGCCATGGCCCGGGTATTCGCCCGCACGACGTTCCTCTCCGACAGCCGCGAGGACCTCAAGACAGTCAAGGTCCCCACCCTGATCCTGGAGTGCCGACAGGATGTCATCGCGCCTCCTGAAGTAGGCGCATACGTCCACGCGTCGATCCCCGGCAGCCGTCTGATCACGCTGAACGCGACCGGACACTGCCCACAGCTGAGCGCACCGGAAGCCACGGCCGAGGCAATCACTGACTTCCTCGGGACGCCCAGGTGA
- a CDS encoding SigB/SigF/SigG family RNA polymerase sigma factor, giving the protein MNTVTAPEHTHHSAARTQHDLFERAYADPASIAPRDARDVGKHFFDRLARLEEGTHEYQYVRNALIEMNLSLVKYAASRFKLRGPQEMEDIVQVGTIGLIKAIDRFELSREVAFTSFAVPYITGEIKRFFRDTTWAVHVPRRLQEARVELSKATEELRTRLGRSPSTAELAELMQLDPAEVTEAQKASNGYNSISLDAAINGADDESETPLTDFIGIDEDRFELVENFHSLAPLIAELEDRDRRLIHLRFVEERTQQDIADELGCSQMHVSRLIARVVTKLRTGLMATE; this is encoded by the coding sequence ATGAACACCGTGACGGCACCCGAGCACACCCATCACTCGGCGGCACGGACCCAGCACGACCTGTTCGAGCGCGCCTACGCGGACCCCGCCTCGATCGCTCCGCGCGACGCCCGCGACGTGGGCAAGCACTTCTTCGACCGTCTCGCCCGGCTCGAGGAGGGAACCCACGAGTACCAGTACGTGCGCAACGCGCTGATCGAGATGAACCTCTCCCTCGTCAAGTACGCCGCCTCCCGGTTCAAGCTCCGCGGGCCGCAGGAGATGGAGGACATCGTCCAGGTCGGCACCATCGGCCTGATCAAGGCGATCGACCGCTTCGAGCTGTCCCGCGAGGTCGCGTTCACCTCCTTCGCCGTCCCTTACATCACCGGCGAGATCAAGCGGTTCTTCCGCGACACCACCTGGGCCGTCCACGTACCGCGGCGCTTGCAGGAAGCCCGCGTCGAACTGTCCAAGGCCACCGAGGAGTTGCGCACCCGCCTGGGCCGCTCCCCCTCCACGGCCGAGCTCGCGGAACTGATGCAGCTCGACCCGGCAGAGGTCACCGAGGCTCAGAAGGCGTCCAACGGCTACAACAGCATCTCCCTCGACGCCGCGATCAACGGGGCCGACGACGAGTCCGAGACACCACTCACCGACTTCATCGGCATAGACGAAGACCGCTTCGAACTCGTGGAGAACTTCCACTCCCTCGCCCCGTTGATCGCCGAGCTGGAAGATCGCGACCGTCGCCTCATCCACCTGCGGTTCGTGGAGGAGCGCACCCAGCAGGACATCGCCGACGAACTCGGCTGCTCGCAAATGCACGTCTCCCGCCTCATCGCCCGCGTCGTAACCAAGCTCCGCACCGGGCTGATGGCAACCGAATAG
- a CDS encoding aldo/keto reductase has product MHTRTLGQGLQVSAIGLGCMGMSQSYGPNPGDRGDMISVIRTAVDRGVTFFDTAEVYGPYANEELVGQALAPVRDQVVLATKFGWRIENGTPVGLDSRPEQIKRVADASLRRLRSDTIDLFYQHRVDPDVPIEDVAGAVAELVQAGKVRHFGLSEPGAATIRRAHAVHPVSAVQSEYSLWTRDPEPEVLPTLAELGIGFVPFSPLGKGFLTGTVDTTTAFAKGDIRSTIPRFDEDNLAANQALVDHVAALARAHGATPGQVALAWLLAQQTWIAPIPGTRRAERLEENADATQVALSADDVADLDATAARIGVHGDRYNEIHLGLVGK; this is encoded by the coding sequence ATGCACACGCGTACCCTCGGCCAGGGTCTTCAGGTCTCCGCGATCGGCCTGGGCTGCATGGGCATGTCCCAGAGCTACGGCCCCAACCCCGGCGACCGCGGCGACATGATCAGCGTGATTCGCACGGCCGTGGACCGAGGCGTCACGTTCTTCGACACCGCCGAGGTCTACGGCCCGTACGCCAACGAGGAATTGGTGGGTCAGGCGCTGGCGCCCGTACGCGACCAGGTTGTCCTCGCGACCAAGTTCGGCTGGCGCATCGAAAACGGCACACCGGTCGGCCTCGACAGCCGGCCCGAACAGATCAAGCGGGTCGCGGACGCCTCGCTGCGCCGCCTGCGCTCGGACACGATCGATCTCTTCTACCAGCACAGGGTCGACCCGGACGTCCCGATCGAGGACGTCGCGGGCGCGGTCGCAGAGCTCGTACAGGCAGGAAAGGTACGGCACTTCGGCCTGTCCGAGCCGGGCGCGGCGACCATCCGCAGGGCGCACGCCGTGCACCCCGTCAGCGCCGTCCAAAGCGAGTACTCCCTGTGGACCCGCGACCCCGAGCCCGAGGTGCTGCCCACGCTCGCCGAACTAGGCATCGGATTCGTGCCCTTCAGCCCGCTCGGCAAGGGCTTCCTCACCGGCACCGTCGACACCACGACGGCGTTCGCCAAGGGTGACATCCGTTCCACCATCCCGCGGTTCGACGAGGACAATCTCGCCGCCAACCAGGCCCTGGTCGACCACGTCGCCGCGCTCGCCCGCGCCCATGGCGCCACCCCCGGCCAGGTCGCCCTGGCCTGGCTCCTCGCCCAGCAGACCTGGATCGCGCCGATCCCCGGAACCCGCAGGGCCGAGCGTTTGGAAGAGAACGCCGATGCCACGCAGGTCGCCCTGTCCGCCGACGACGTCGCGGACCTCGACGCCACCGCGGCCCGCATCGGCGTGCACGGCGACCGCTACAACGAGATACACCTGGGCCTAGTGGGCAAGTGA